In the bacterium genome, ATTTTCGACCTTTCCGTGTCCGTACGCGTGATCCTCATCGGGCGGTTTGTCCGAAATCCGAACGGCTACATAGGTCAACAACGCCGCGCCGAGATCCATTGCCGAATGCGCCGCTTCAGATAAAATACCCAAGCTGCTCGTACTGAAACCGACGATAAGTTTAATCGCCGTCAAAAAAACGGCAGCCAACACCGACGTCAATGCGACGCGGGTTTTTTCCGCCTGCATTTTTTTATTGTACGTCACAAATACGTCTCATAATAAATGGGTCGATCACGTGCCGCAATTTAGAAATTGCCGGTAACTTTGTCAAGGTAAGTTAATACGTGCGGTTGGCCTGCAATTCGATCAACTGGAAGCGCATAGCTTCGAAGCGGTTGTGGATGACGTGGGCGAAACGTTTGAGAATTTCGTATCCGAGTTCATAGTCTTTTTCGCAATGCTGGCGAATACACTTGGCGTCGAGTTGAATCGCCCGGGTCATTTCCGTTGCACGCGCATCAAAATGGGAAGTATACGGCGCAAATTGCCACGACCATCCAAGCAATTCACCGCTGCCGATCGTCTGAATATGCACGCTTCCTCCCTCCGGGGCGTACACTTCCAACGACACTTTGCCCTGTCGAAGGAGATAAAATGAGTTCGCCGTTTCGCCCTCCCGAAAGATAAAATCACCGGCATCAAATTTGACATTGGATGCACAGCCGACAATAATTTCAGTCAAACGCGGCGACATGCCTTCTAAGAACGGGTGCGCGCGTAAATAGGACAATAATGATTCCATACAATCGCCTCCGCAAAATTCACAATTCCAATCATAATAAATATTAAAATACCAACTGACTACGATATTGGTCATTAAAAAACATGACGTGTGGCTTTTTGAATTGAAATGACCGAATATTATTTACACATTAGAAATAGAGCAAACTTTTATCGGAGTTAACTAAAAGACCGGAATCAGGATAACTTATTAATAAATGATTGAAAATAAAGTGTCGCTCCAAGCAACTGCACCGCTATTCACCGACAAAAATACGCTATTAGCCGAAAATCGTTACGATTTTTTGAATTCATGCTGTATGTTAACCCCGTGATTAAAAACACGGAGGCTTGTATGACATGTCGTTCTAATTATCATCGCCGGGGCGGGTATTTATGGGGAATTCTCCTCATTGCCACCGGCATATTATTTTTGATGGATAACTTTAACTGGATCGAAACGGGGCCTTATTGGAGTTATTGGCCGTTTTTGTTGGTGGTTTTCGGAATCAACAAAATCATAGGCTTTGAAAAGCCGGGCCACATAGCCGACGGTGTTGGCCTGATCGGTTGGGGCTTATGGCTTTACGCATGTATCGAACATGTCTGGGGTATGTCATTTTTAAGTTCATGGCCGCTCGTACTGATCGGCATCGGATTAAATATTATTTTGAAAAGCGTTTTAAAACTGGCGATGCGCCCGAAGGAGAACTATGAGTCGTCATCATTCTAAATTTACATCCCAGCTATGGGTTGGCGCCTTGGCTATTGCCATTGGTTTGGTTTTTTTACTGGATAATTTTGGATTAGTTGAAGCACGAAATATTATGCGATTTTGGCCATCGATTTTTATCGTCATCGGTGCCGTCAAAATCGTTCAGGGACGAAGCGTTCCTTCATATTTTGTAGGCGGTGTTTTTATAGCCATTGGCTCTATGATGATCGCCCATAAGCTGGGATTGATCTACTTTCGACTGCGCGACTGGTGGCCGGTATTCCTGATTGTCATCGGTATCGCCGTACTGATCAAAGCCTGGTATCGCCGGCTGCCACAAGGCGCATCCGAAATTACGGATCAATCCGATACGATTAATGCGATGGCCATTCTCGGCGGCTACCGGCATCGTGACGATTCACAAAACTTCCTAGGCGGCGAAGTGACATCGGTCATGGGAGGCGTCGAGCTCGATCTGAGACATGCGTCGATTCAAAATGAAGCCGCGCTCGATTTTTTTGTGCTATGGGGCGGCGTGGAACTTAAAGTTCCTGCGGACTGGCAAGTGGTCGTACAAAGCGTTCCGATTCTAGGCGGCGTGGACGATCGGAGCTATGCCGCGCCCGGTTCCAATAAGAAGCTGCTTATTAAAGGAATGGTTCTCATGGGCGGAATAGAAATCAAAAATTAATGTAATATGCACCCGATATTATCCGATAAAAAACGATTAATGCTCTATCTCCTGGTCTGGATAGGCCTGAGCTCACTCGTCACGATGTTGATCCGGTTTGCCGACGAATCGCCATGGATCAATGCCGCGACATTTGCAGCGCCATTGACTATGATGTTTGGATTCGTCAATTTATCGGCGTATTACATTTGCCGTGCGTTCCCGCTGGGCAAATTGAAATTTATTTACCTGATCATCCTTCTTTCAGGCGTCGCTAAGCTGACCACGATTATCTGGATTGTTATTGCACAGGGATGGAACATTGTATTGCAATCGCTCGATCTGGCTGTTCCTCTGCACACCGCCGCGCTGATGATTTTGTATGCCGTCGGCATGACGTTTTATTTATTATCTCTGGCCGGACATTACCTTATCATCACGTTCGAACAGGCTCAAAAGTCTGAACGTCGTGAATTCGAAAGCCAGATCTTTGCGCGCGAGGCGGAACTCCGTATGTTGCGTGCTCAGATCGATCCGCATTTCATTTTTAATAGTCTTAATTCGATCAGTGCATTAACGACGAACGATCCGGCCGGCGCACGAAAGATGACATTGCTTCTCGCCGATTTTTTACGGCAAAGTTTGAAATTAGCCCACGAACGTACGATACCTTTGGAAGAAGAATGGCGCTTATGTTTTAATTTTCTGGAAATTGAAAAAATTCGTTTCGGAACTCGCCTGAAAGTCGAATCGCGGCTTGATGATAAATCAGGGCGTTGTATGGTACCACCGATGCTATTACAGCCGCTTGTGGAAAATGCTCTCAAGCACGGCATTGGCCAAACAATTGACGGCGGCACGATTGTCATCGAAGCCAAGCGTCATGACCGTCAATTGCATCTTTCGGTGGAAAACCCTGTCGATGATGCGCCGGTTGCGAAGAAAACCGGAATCGGATTGGCCAATATCCAAAGCCGCTTGAAGGCGATGTACGGCTCGGACGCCAATTTCAGATCGCAGACCAACGATCATAAATATCGTGCGGAAATTATTTTGCCTGCGGAGGAAAATCATGGATAAACGTTTTTCAGCGCTGATCGTTGACGATGAGATGCTGGCACGCCAAATGATTCGCGAATATCTTCAGAAATATTCTCATATAGATACGATTGCCGAAGCGGCCAACGGATTCGAAGCGGTCAAAATGATCGCCGAACTTCGTCCTGATTTGATTTTCCTCGATATTCAGATGCCAAAACTCAATGGATTTGAAGTATTGGAACTGGCCGAACGCCGAACGGGCGTTATTTTCGTTACGGCCTACGATCAATTTGCGCTCAAGGCGTTCGAAATTCATGCTCTCGATTACCTGCTCAAGCCGTTCAGTGAGCAACGTTTCGACGAGGCTTTGAAACATGCGCTTGAACATCTCGGCGATGAACTGCCGGCAGACATTGTCCAAAAACCGGCTAACGAATTTCTCGAACGCATATTGATCCGTGAAGGAACAAAAGTACACGTGATCCCGGTAGATACGATCGATTTTATCGAAGCACAGGATGATTATGTTCAAATCGTTGCCGACGGTAAATCGTATCTCAAACAACAAGCTTTGAGCGAATTGGAATCGCAATTACCGCTTGCGCAATTTGTCCGGATTCACCGCTCATACATCGTCAATATCGAACGCATCGGCGGAATCGAATTGTATGCTAAAGACAGCCGGATTGCCACGTTGAAAAACGGTAAACAGATTCCCATCAGTCGCAGCGGGTATCAAAAAATAAAGAAAATTATGTAGCAATCGCGAAGGGAATTATTGATTGAATTTGTTGCTGAAATGATTATTTTTTTAGTTCCAAGCATAAACTACTGACATAAGGCTGTCATTCTCAGGCTTATATTCATTAAAGTATAACATAAGACAGGTGTTTCAAATTATGGCTTCCGAAGCAGAAAAAGTCGATCTCACATCACTGAAAATCAATCGCACCGCTCCGGTACAAAACCCGGGTGACGGCAGCGGAAAAACAAAATGGATTGTAATTACAATAGCCGCCATTGCGGCGATCGTGTTGATCGTAATGTTTCTACCTTCGTTCGGCTCGACAAAAAAGATTACAACCGTTCAGGCGACGCTGACGTTCTCATCGCAAGCCAACGCGATTTTAACCGCCAGCGGATACATCGTGCCTCAGCGTCAGGCGGCGGTGGCCTCAAAAGGAACGGGACGTCTGGTGTTCCTGGCCGTCGAAGAAGGCGATCACGTTAAAAAAGGCGACGTCATCGCGCGGCTTGAAAGCGCTGACGTCGAAGCGCAGCTTAACCAAAACCGCGCCAATCTTGACGCCGGTAAAGCGCAACTCGAACAAGCCAAGGCTGAATTGAATAAATCTAAAAAAGAATTCGATCGTAACGAAAACTTATGGAAAAGCAAAGTGATCACCGATTCGGAGTACGACATCGTCAAAGCCGCGTACGAGTCCGGCATCGCCGTAGTCAATTCCGCTCAAGCCAATGTGGCTGCGCTCGAAGCAACCGTGCGGGCTGCTGAAGTAGGAATTGAAAACACGGTCATTCGCGCTCCGTTCGACGGAACGGTACTGACAAAAAATGCCGATGTCGGTGAAATTGTCGCACCTTTTGCCGCCGGCGCTAATTCCCGCGGCAACGTGGTCACGATCGCCGACATGGCTTCACTGCAATTGGAAGCGGACGTGTCGGAATCCAATATTGATCGCATCAAACTCAATCAGCCGTGCGAAATCGTTCTCGATGCTTTTCCCGAAAGACGTTATCGCGGCATCGTCTGGAAAATTGTTCCGACGGCTGATCGCGCCAAAGCTACTATTCTGACTAAAATAAAATTTCTGGAGATCGACAGTAAAGTTTTACCGGAAATGAGCGCCAAGGTTACTTTCCTTGCCGAAGCTCTGCCTGATTCTGCCGTTAATCAACTTCCCAAATTGACCATTCCTGTCTCGACGGTCGTCAATAAAAACGGAAAACGTTCTGTATTCCTCGTTCAGGACAATCGTGTAAAAGAAATTGCGATCGAAGTGAGCGGAATGGTTGGCGAAAGAATGGAAGTAACGCAGGGACTCGTATCGGGCGATAAATTAGTTGACCGGCCTTCGGCCGATCTTCACGACGGCGACAAAGTTGAAATTGAAAAAAAATAATAAAGAAAATCCAATGTATATTAATTAAAGGAGTACCATCGTATGCCTGCTATTGTTGAGATACAAAACCTTTCGAAATCTTATAAACGGGATAGTATGAATATTCCCGTACTTGAAAATATTAATTTGAATATTCCCGAAGGAGAGTTCCTGGCTCTTATGGGACCTTCAGGTTCCGGTAAATCGACGCTTCTGAATATGATTGCCGGCATTGACCGCCCGACGACCGGCCAAGTGGTTGTCGCCGGAACCAATCTCGCCGCTCTTAATGAATCCGGCCTTGCCAAATGGCGTTCGAATCACGTCGGATTTATTTTTCAATTTTATAATCTTATGCCGGTACTGACGGCCTATGAAAACGTTGAATTACCGTTGCATTTAACGAGCCTTTCCAAGAAAGAGCGCGATGCGCATGTACGAAAAGTTCTGGAAATCGTCGGCCTGAGCGACCGTTTGCATCATTATCCCAACCAACTTTCCGGCGGTCAGCAACAGCGCGTGGCTATTGCTCGCGCCATTGTCACCGATCCGACGCTGATCGTAGCCGACGAACCTACGGGCGATCTCGACCGTAAATCGGCTGAAGAAATCATGATCCTGTTGTCCCGTTTGAATCAAGAGTTGAAAAAAACAATCGTGATGGTTACACACGATCCGAATGCAGCCGAAAAAGCCCATACCAAACGTCAGTTGGATAAGGGTACTCTGAATTAATTGAAAATCGAAAATTAAGGACAAATCTATGATTGTAAAACTTTTGATAAAAAATTCGCTGCGGCACAAATTGCGTACGACGCTGACCGTTTTGGGAATTGGTGTCGCCGTGGGCGCATTTGGATTGTTGCGCACGGTTATTACTTCGTGGTACGCCAGTGTCGAGGTAGCCGCAGCCGATCGTTTGATAGCACGTCAAGCCGTGTCATTTATTTTTCCATTACCTTATGCTTATCGCGATAAAATTGAAAAAGTTCCGGGCGTCGAAAAAGTAACTTACCTGAATTGGTTTCAGGGCGTTTACATTGATAAAGATCAATTTTTTCCACGAATGGCCTGCGATGCCAACACGCTTTTTGACGTCTATCCGGAATTCATCGTTTCAAAAGAAGAGCTGGAAGCGTTCAAAAAAGAACGTAACGCTTGCGTCCTCGGACAAGACATTGCCAATAAATACGGATTAAAAATCGGCGATATGATGAATATCGACGGCGATATTTATCCCGGGCAATGGCAATTCGTAGTGCGAGCCATATACAAACCGAGGACGCCGACCGTAGACGGCACTCAAATGTTTTTTCATTGGGAATATTTAGATGAACGAATGAAACAAGACGCTCCGGTACGCGCCGGACAAGTCGGTTGGTACGCTGTTAAAATTAAAAACCCGGATGACGCCGCGATGATATCGGAACAAATTGACGCCTTGTTTGCCAATTCTTCATCAGAAACCAAAACGGAAACAGAAAAAGCGTTCCAAAATAGTTTCCTGAAAGCCTATAGCGCTATTATTACGGCAATCAACATCATGGCGATTCTGATCATCGGCGTAATTCTGCTCGTATTGGCTAACACGATGATCATGTCTGCTCGTGAACGCAGTTCGGAATATGCCGTTATGAAAACGCTCGGCTTCACCGGTAAACACTTATTCGGACTTGTCACGGGTGAATCTATTTTGATCGGCATAATTGGCGGCGTTGCCGGATACTTTTTAACGATTTTCTTTGTGAACGGCTTTTCAGCCGTAGTTCCTAAAAATTATTTCCCGGTCTTCGTTCTGGAAGACATTACTATGATTCAGGAATTTGGTTTCGCGATCATTGTCGGATTAATTGCCGGCATTATTCCGGTATACCACACGATCAAAACATCAATTATCGACGGTTTCCGTCACATTGGATAAGGAATACGACTATGCAATCTATTATTAAATTTCTCATGCCGGCAGTTCCGTTCCAATATATGCTCGGCAGCTTCAAACGACGCCGATTGACCATGATCATTACCATGGGCGGTTTTGCGCTTGTTATTTTTGTTTACACCGCCGTTCTCATGATGTCGCATGGCGTCGAGAAAACGCTGGCGACGGGCGGGTCTGAACAAAATGTCGTCGTTTCGCGCAAATCTTCTCAGGGCGAAATTTCCAGCATCATCGACGGCGATGCGGTGAATGTCATTCTGACACTACCGCAAATTGCAAAAGACGCTAACGGACGCACGTTGGCAACGGCAGAACCGGTGGTCGTCATTAATCTTTACAAAAAAGATGACGGCGGAATGAGCAATGTCACCATTCGCGGCGTCGATGAAACGGCGTTTAAAGTTCGCGCGCACGTTAAAATAACGGACGGCAAAATGTTTGCTCCCGGTTCCAGGGATATCGTCGTCGGTAAAGCCGTTAACAGCGGTTTTGCCGGTACGAGTATCGGCGAGCGAATTAAAATTGCCAATGATTACTGGACGATTGTCGGCGTAATGTCCGCCGAAGGGTCTGCGTTCGAATCTGAAATCTGGGGCGATTCCAAACAGCTTCAAGCCGCATTCAATCGCCAAAACACTATTTCCACGATGACTTTCCGTATGACGGATCAAGCTTCTATCGACGAAATTAAAAAAGCATTTGAATCCGACCGTCGTCTCGTACAGTATGAACCTAAAACGGAAATTAAATTTTATAAAGAACAATCCGAATTGCTCGCGGCATTCCTGAAAGCGCTGGGAACAGCCGTAACGTTTATTTTTAGTTTTGGAGCTATTATCGGCGCCGTGATCACGATGTATACAGCGGTCGCCAACCGTACAACTGAAATCGGGACGCTGCGCGCTTTGGGATTTCGACGCCGAAGCGTTTTGTTCAGCTTTTTGATCGAATCCGTATTTCTCGCTCTTATCGGTGGAGCCGGCGGCGTTGCATTGGCGGCATTTTTACAATTTTTCTCGATCTCAACGATCAATTTTAATTCATTCGCCGAATTATCGTTTGCATTTTCACTTTCGCCGGAAATCATAATCAATGCAATGTTCTTTTCCGTTTTCATGGGCGTCTTCGGCGGATTCTTTCCGTCCATCCGTGCCGCAAGGCTTAAAATCGTCGATGCATTAAGAAATGAATAACTTTACTTTTTAAAGCAATTAAAATCCGGTCAACTTTAAAGTTCGCCGGATTTTTTTTTGAAACTCCAGCTCAATGAAACCGTATTGGAATCCATTACAATTATTCCTATGGAACACGCTTTTAAAACATTGTTCTCTTCGCCCGCTTTTGACGTTTTAGAATGCCCGTGCGATTCGACGCAAAGCGGTAAACTATTTCTCGAAAAACCCGAATTTCATGCTATTAATTTAATTACAGACGGTGTTTTTCGGTTTAAACAATCGACCTCCGATCACTTCTTGACTAATCAAACAATTTTGATCGATCGACCCGGTGACGCTTATAAAATCGGTTTAGTGCAAGCTGATCGCCATCGATCATTGACGATCGCTTTTTCTCCGGAGATTCTTGAAGAATATTATGACGGTTTCTTCAATCAGCCGGTCATACATAGTTCGCCAACTCTCGACTGGATCAAGTTTCGTTTTCTTCGTTCCCTGACTATGCCATCGGAATCGTTGCAAGTCGAATCGGCCGGTTATGATTTATTCAACGAGTTAATGATTGGAGATTATAGCTCAAAATACCGGGCGATATCGATAGATTCCGGACTGATCGGTTGGCATGCAGCCTCAATTGAAAAAGCAAAAGATTGGATGTTCGGACACTTTCACGAAAAAATCACCATGCGCGCGTTAGCCGAACAGGCCGGTATCAGTGAATTTCATTTCAGCCGTCTTTTTAAGGCTTATACCTCTTTCAGCCCTTATCAATACTTGATTAATCTGCGGCTTGCTTATTCGAAAAAACTCCTTTGCGATGGGTCGAAATCGATAACGCAAGTTGCCTACGAATCAGGTTTTTCAAGCTTTTCTAATTTCATCAATACCTTCCGTCGCCATTACGGCCATAGCCCTTCCAAATTACGCAAAATAGCCGCGTAAGCTCTTCACCCAAAAAAGCAGGATTTTGCAAGAATTTCCTTTATCGTCATTTTATTTTGTAAAAAATAAAATGGAGGATATCGTGATTAAAGGAAAAACCATTGTGATTATAGGCGGAAGTTCCGGTATTGGGCTTGCGTCGGCACAACTGCTTGCGATCGAAGGCGCACGAGTCATTATTGGGAGCCGCACACACAAAAAAATCGAAAGCGCTTTAAAACAGATCGAAACAACAGCAACAGGCTATACCATTGATATGACTCTGG is a window encoding:
- a CDS encoding cyclic nucleotide-binding domain-containing protein, producing MESLLSYLRAHPFLEGMSPRLTEIIVGCASNVKFDAGDFIFREGETANSFYLLRQGKVSLEVYAPEGGSVHIQTIGSGELLGWSWQFAPYTSHFDARATEMTRAIQLDAKCIRQHCEKDYELGYEILKRFAHVIHNRFEAMRFQLIELQANRTY
- a CDS encoding DUF5668 domain-containing protein, with translation MTCRSNYHRRGGYLWGILLIATGILFLMDNFNWIETGPYWSYWPFLLVVFGINKIIGFEKPGHIADGVGLIGWGLWLYACIEHVWGMSFLSSWPLVLIGIGLNIILKSVLKLAMRPKENYESSSF
- a CDS encoding cell wall-active antibiotics response protein, coding for MSRHHSKFTSQLWVGALAIAIGLVFLLDNFGLVEARNIMRFWPSIFIVIGAVKIVQGRSVPSYFVGGVFIAIGSMMIAHKLGLIYFRLRDWWPVFLIVIGIAVLIKAWYRRLPQGASEITDQSDTINAMAILGGYRHRDDSQNFLGGEVTSVMGGVELDLRHASIQNEAALDFFVLWGGVELKVPADWQVVVQSVPILGGVDDRSYAAPGSNKKLLIKGMVLMGGIEIKN
- a CDS encoding histidine kinase; this translates as MHPILSDKKRLMLYLLVWIGLSSLVTMLIRFADESPWINAATFAAPLTMMFGFVNLSAYYICRAFPLGKLKFIYLIILLSGVAKLTTIIWIVIAQGWNIVLQSLDLAVPLHTAALMILYAVGMTFYLLSLAGHYLIITFEQAQKSERREFESQIFAREAELRMLRAQIDPHFIFNSLNSISALTTNDPAGARKMTLLLADFLRQSLKLAHERTIPLEEEWRLCFNFLEIEKIRFGTRLKVESRLDDKSGRCMVPPMLLQPLVENALKHGIGQTIDGGTIVIEAKRHDRQLHLSVENPVDDAPVAKKTGIGLANIQSRLKAMYGSDANFRSQTNDHKYRAEIILPAEENHG
- a CDS encoding LytTR family transcriptional regulator DNA-binding domain-containing protein, whose amino-acid sequence is MDKRFSALIVDDEMLARQMIREYLQKYSHIDTIAEAANGFEAVKMIAELRPDLIFLDIQMPKLNGFEVLELAERRTGVIFVTAYDQFALKAFEIHALDYLLKPFSEQRFDEALKHALEHLGDELPADIVQKPANEFLERILIREGTKVHVIPVDTIDFIEAQDDYVQIVADGKSYLKQQALSELESQLPLAQFVRIHRSYIVNIERIGGIELYAKDSRIATLKNGKQIPISRSGYQKIKKIM
- a CDS encoding efflux RND transporter periplasmic adaptor subunit, whose protein sequence is MASEAEKVDLTSLKINRTAPVQNPGDGSGKTKWIVITIAAIAAIVLIVMFLPSFGSTKKITTVQATLTFSSQANAILTASGYIVPQRQAAVASKGTGRLVFLAVEEGDHVKKGDVIARLESADVEAQLNQNRANLDAGKAQLEQAKAELNKSKKEFDRNENLWKSKVITDSEYDIVKAAYESGIAVVNSAQANVAALEATVRAAEVGIENTVIRAPFDGTVLTKNADVGEIVAPFAAGANSRGNVVTIADMASLQLEADVSESNIDRIKLNQPCEIVLDAFPERRYRGIVWKIVPTADRAKATILTKIKFLEIDSKVLPEMSAKVTFLAEALPDSAVNQLPKLTIPVSTVVNKNGKRSVFLVQDNRVKEIAIEVSGMVGERMEVTQGLVSGDKLVDRPSADLHDGDKVEIEKK
- a CDS encoding ABC transporter ATP-binding protein; its protein translation is MPAIVEIQNLSKSYKRDSMNIPVLENINLNIPEGEFLALMGPSGSGKSTLLNMIAGIDRPTTGQVVVAGTNLAALNESGLAKWRSNHVGFIFQFYNLMPVLTAYENVELPLHLTSLSKKERDAHVRKVLEIVGLSDRLHHYPNQLSGGQQQRVAIARAIVTDPTLIVADEPTGDLDRKSAEEIMILLSRLNQELKKTIVMVTHDPNAAEKAHTKRQLDKGTLN
- a CDS encoding FtsX-like permease family protein, which encodes MIVKLLIKNSLRHKLRTTLTVLGIGVAVGAFGLLRTVITSWYASVEVAAADRLIARQAVSFIFPLPYAYRDKIEKVPGVEKVTYLNWFQGVYIDKDQFFPRMACDANTLFDVYPEFIVSKEELEAFKKERNACVLGQDIANKYGLKIGDMMNIDGDIYPGQWQFVVRAIYKPRTPTVDGTQMFFHWEYLDERMKQDAPVRAGQVGWYAVKIKNPDDAAMISEQIDALFANSSSETKTETEKAFQNSFLKAYSAIITAINIMAILIIGVILLVLANTMIMSARERSSEYAVMKTLGFTGKHLFGLVTGESILIGIIGGVAGYFLTIFFVNGFSAVVPKNYFPVFVLEDITMIQEFGFAIIVGLIAGIIPVYHTIKTSIIDGFRHIG
- a CDS encoding ABC transporter permease, whose amino-acid sequence is MPAVPFQYMLGSFKRRRLTMIITMGGFALVIFVYTAVLMMSHGVEKTLATGGSEQNVVVSRKSSQGEISSIIDGDAVNVILTLPQIAKDANGRTLATAEPVVVINLYKKDDGGMSNVTIRGVDETAFKVRAHVKITDGKMFAPGSRDIVVGKAVNSGFAGTSIGERIKIANDYWTIVGVMSAEGSAFESEIWGDSKQLQAAFNRQNTISTMTFRMTDQASIDEIKKAFESDRRLVQYEPKTEIKFYKEQSELLAAFLKALGTAVTFIFSFGAIIGAVITMYTAVANRTTEIGTLRALGFRRRSVLFSFLIESVFLALIGGAGGVALAAFLQFFSISTINFNSFAELSFAFSLSPEIIINAMFFSVFMGVFGGFFPSIRAARLKIVDALRNE
- a CDS encoding AraC family transcriptional regulator, which codes for MKLQLNETVLESITIIPMEHAFKTLFSSPAFDVLECPCDSTQSGKLFLEKPEFHAINLITDGVFRFKQSTSDHFLTNQTILIDRPGDAYKIGLVQADRHRSLTIAFSPEILEEYYDGFFNQPVIHSSPTLDWIKFRFLRSLTMPSESLQVESAGYDLFNELMIGDYSSKYRAISIDSGLIGWHAASIEKAKDWMFGHFHEKITMRALAEQAGISEFHFSRLFKAYTSFSPYQYLINLRLAYSKKLLCDGSKSITQVAYESGFSSFSNFINTFRRHYGHSPSKLRKIAA